GTTCTGTCGGAGAATGCGCGCGGACTCCAGCGTTCCGCGATGAGTCCCGTTATTTCATGGTCTGCTGACGCTCTTTTGTCGATCATGTTATTCACCCCTGTTGGCAGTATTATGATTTCCATTTAAGACTACCTGTTTAAGTGTGCGGGCGAAAGCGTAAAAACTACGGCTTGGTAAAAATTTAACGGGATTATCGGGCAAACGAACATGATTGCCTGTAAAAGATCCCGGCTCAAATAACGAGCCGGGATCTGGCGTTCTTCTTATTTTGCTTGGGTATGTCGTCGTCCGTTATTTTGCGGCGTTGGGGCGCACGCATTTGAACCAGAAGGCGGCAAAGCATAGCGTGGCGAAGGCGATCCCCGCCGGGTAGCCGACCGCGGAGGCCGCCTTGAGGGCCGCCGCTCCTGTGAGAGCTTCGCCGGAAACCATCCTGGAGATGGCTGGTCCGAAGCCCTCGGGGGCCACAAGGATATATGTGCTGGATACCGCCGACATGAAGGTCGCCGGTATCGCCAGCGGCCAGAAATTGTGGCGCGCCTTGCAGAGGAATACCGCCGCCGCCCAGAGGGCGATCATCGCGAGGGTCTGATTGGACCAGGAGAAATAGCGCCAGATGACCTGGAAGTTCATGTTAGAGAGCAGGGCGCCGCAGAGAAGGAGCGGCACGGAGAGAAGCAGGCGTTTCACGCGCGGCTTCTGATCTATGTCAAACCAGTCGGCAAGGGTGAGGCGCGCGGAACGGAAGGCGGTGTCGCCGGAGGTTATCGGGCAGACGATGACGCCGATCATTGCGAGCACACCGCCCACCGGGCCAAGCACCCTTATGCAGATATCATAGACGAGCGCCGACTGCCCGGCGAGGCTCGTCGTCGCGTCCCAGAGCCCCTGCGTGCCGTTATAGACGCTGACGCCGGCCGCGGCCCATATCATCGCGATCACGCCCTCGGCGACCATCGCTCCGTAGAATACTTTGCGTCCCTGATACTCGTTCGTGATGCAGCGTGCCATCATCGGCGACTGTGTCGCGTGAAAGCCGGAGATGGCGCCGCAGGCGACGGTGATGAACATCAGCGGCCATATAGGCAGCGCGCGCGGATGCAGGTTGGCAAAGCCGTCCCACATCTCAGGCAGATTATATCCCCGTACCACAAGGCCGCCGCCGACTCCCACGCACATGACGATCAGCGCCGCGCCGAAGAAGGGGTAAAAACGCCCGATGATCTTATCTATGGGCAGGAGCGTGGCGAGGAAATAATAGACGAGGATGATCGCGAGCCAGAAGGTTACGTTGAGGGAGGCGGGGGTGAGAAGCGCGAGAAGTCCGGCCGGTCCCGTCGAGAATGTGGTCCCGACCAGTATGAGCAGCACCACTGCGAAGACGCGCATCACCGTCTTCATCTGCGGTCCCAGGTAGATGCCGACGATCTCGGATATGCTCGCCCCGTTATGGCGTTCGGAGAGCATCCCCGAGAAATAATCGTGCACGCCTCCGGCAAAGATCGTTCCAAATACGATCCAGAAATATACGACCGGTCCCCACAGGGCGCCGGATAGGGCCCCGAAGATCGGTCCCAGCCCGGCGATGTTCAGCAGCTGGATGAGGAAGGACTTCCACAGCGGAAGCGGCAGGTAGTCGACTCCGTCAGGATGGGCGATGGCGGGAGTCTCTCTGTCGTCAGGCGGCAGGAGTTTTTCCACAAAAAACGAATATGTCATGAACCCGGCAACCAAGGTAAGCAGCGCAATAAAAAACGTCAGCATAAAAAATCACCTCTCTAAATAGTTAATAATAGATACCTTGCCTTATGGAAAATATAGCACCGGAGGTAACGACAGTCAAGAAAGCGGGCTATGCTTTTTTGAGCATATCTTATTGTAAATATAAGCATATTGTTATGATTTTATTCGTGTTTATTGCAAGATGCCTAGTTTTATTAAGAATTAAAGTCATTAAAAAGGAGCCTTTCGTAAAGAAAGGCTCCTTGACGAAGAGACAAAGTTTCGTATCAGTTGAATCCGATCATGACGGCGGCGATAACGAATATAGAACCGAAAAGGAAGAGCACTCCCTGGAACTTGATCTGCCACTTCGCCCAGGTGGCCCAGTCGATGCGGGCCGCGCCGATCGAGGCCATCATGACCGCGGAGGTCGGGACGATGAGGTTCGTGAATCCGTCGCCGAGCTGGAAGGCGAGCACAGCCACCTGGCGTGTCACGCCTGCGATGTCCGCTAGCGGGGCCATCAGCGGCATCGTCAGCGCCGCCTGCCCGGAGCCGGAGACGACGAAGAAGTTGAAGATTGACTGGAAGAGGTACATCAGCCAGGCGGATATGACCGGCGAGAGCCCCGATATCATGAGCCCGACGTTGTGAAGCACCGTGTTGAGCACAGTCGGCTCAGTAGGGGAGTCACCGCCGAGGACGAGGATGATTCCCTTCGCCATGCCGACGACGATCGCCGCGCCCAGAAGGTCTGAGGCCCCGGCCCTGAAGGATACGGCGATATCGTTGACCTTCATGCCGTTGAGCTTGAACACGACGCCGATAACGCCGGAGACGAGCCCCATAACGAAGAACTGCGAGGCTATCTCCGGTATATAATATCCCTTTTCAACGACGCCCCAGATGGTCCAGACCATGCCGAGCGCGATCGTTAGGATTACGAGGATGTCTCCCGTACCGAATTTTTCATCGGTATCGCCGGCCGCCGCTAGCTCGTCACGGAAATATTGGTCGGAGGCGCGGACGGGCGAAAGGTCGGGATTCTTCCTGATCTTTACGGCGTAGCGCCAGGTGTAAAGCGTGCCGAGCAGCGTGAAGAAGAACCACATAAAGAGACGGAAGCCGGAGCCGGAGAGCACCGGAATCTGCGCGATGCCCTGCGCGATCGCGACGCTGAACGGGTTCATCCACGAAGCGCCGAAACCTATCTGCGTGGCGCAGTAAGTGATCATTACCGCCACTATCGAGTCATAGCCGAGCGCGATCACCACAGGCACGACGATGAAGACAAAGGGGATCGCCTCCTCTCCCATCCCGAAGACCGCGCCTCCGAGCGAGAAAAGAAAGAAAAGCACGGGGATTATCAGCGTGTCCATCCCCTTTGTCTTCTTTATCATGCGCTTCATCCCCGATTCGACCGCGCCGGTACGAAGCACGATGCCGAAAGCTCCCCCGACGATGAGGATGAAGGCTACGACGCCTACCGCCGAGCCCCACTTGTCGCCGGATACGAGGCCCTCAAAGGCGTAATTGAGTATGCCCGTCTCGCCGTAAGGTTCAAAAAGTCTGACGCCTTTAACGATAGGCTTGCCCTCCTTGTCGAGCTCATACCGGAACGACTCCGGCACGAGCACGTTGCGGCTCTTTTCGGTGCTGCCCATAGTGTACTTGATCTCGTGTGTCTCAAACTTTCCCACCGGTACGGCCCATGTCAAAAGCGCGGCGAAAAGAACGACGAAAAAGATGATGATGTAGGTATCCGGTATCCACCGGGTTCTGTTTTGTGCCATGACGTAATCCCTCCATTGTGATGTGTGATATTTTTTAAATATCGTATGCGAACTGATAGTTTATATTATATAATAAAAACAAAAAAGCAAAAGAGGTATGAAAAATGTTTGTACTTATCAAAAACGCAGATGTTTTTGCACCCGAACCGCTTGGAATCTCATCCATTCTGATATCCCATGATAAAATCGCCTGGCTCGGTAAAGATTTCCCCGCCGAAAAGACGCTGCCGGACCTTGAAATAATCGATGCCGCCGGGAAAATCATGATCCCGGGCATCGTCGACGGCCATGTGCACGTCACAGGCGGCGGAGGCGAGGGAGGTTTTGCCACGCGCACTCCCGAGCTTGCGTTGTCGGACATGATAAAGGGCGGCGTGACTACGGTCATAGGCCTGCTCGGCACCGACGACGTGACGCGAAGCGCGGGGGCGCTGATCGCGAAGACGAACGCGATACGCGCGGAGGGCATGAGCGCCTGGGCGATGACCGGCTCCTATCAGCTTCCCGTCAAGAGCCTCTGCGGCGGCGTGCGCGACGACATAGCGCTGATCGAGCCCTTCATCGGCGTCGGCGAGGTGGCGCTCTCCGACCATCGCTCCTCACAGCCGACATTTGAGGAATTCATGCGGCTCGCGGCCGCCGCGCGCGTAGGGGGCATGCTCTCCGGCAAAGCCGGCGTCGTCAACGTCCATCTGGGGGACGCTCCTTCGGGGCTCGACTATCTTTTCCGGGCCGCCAAGACGGAGATACCGCCGTCGCAGTTCATTCCCACCCACATGAACCGCAACCCGGAACTCTTCAAGGAGGCCTGCCGTTACGGGGCGATGGGCGGCTACGTAGACCTCACGACCAGTACGACGCCGCAATTTCTCGATGAGGGAGAGGTAGAATGCGGCCGCGCCCTGTCGGAACTGCTTGCCGCGGGTGTGCCGGCGCGGCGTATCTCATTCTCCTCAGACGGCCAAGGCTCGATGCCGTTCTTTGACGAGGCGGGGGATTTCGCGGGGCTCACCATCGGACGCGTAACCTCGATATTTGAAACATTCCGCAGCACCGTTAAAAATTATGATATCCTCTTTGAAGACGCCGTGCGCGTCGTCTCGACGACCGCCGCCGATCATTGCAAACTGTCCGGCAAGGGGCATATAAAAGAGGGCTGTGACGCGGACCTGATCCTGATGGATGCCGGCAGCCTCGAGCTTGATACGCTCTTCGCCCGCGGCAGAAAGATGATGTCGGGAGGCAGGCCGCTTGTTAAAGGGACCTTTGAGCAATAGGAGTGAAAATTATGCAGGATAAGATCGTCGCCGTAAAAAAAGAGGGAGCGGTCGCCTGGGTGACGATGAACCGCCCCGGATCTCTCAATTCCCTGACCGCCGAACTGTGCGCCGCGCTGAAACAGGCGCTTGCTGAATGTGAGGCCGACGACGACGTCCGCGTCGTCGTGCTTGCCGGAGAGGGGAAGGCCTTTTGCGCGGGCGGCGACCTGCGCACGATACTCGAACTCTCTGACTATGAGGCGGCGCGCAAATACGTGCGTGCCGCGGGAGAGATCACGGCGGCGGTGATGCGCTCGCGGAGGCCCTTCATCGCAATGGTCGGCGGCGCGGCCGCCGGCGCGGGCTTCAACATCGCCCTTGCCTGTGATTTCATCTGCGCATCGAAGAGGGCCAAATTCACGCAGGCCTTCTCCTCGATCGGCCTCATATCCGACTGCGGCGGGAACCTCCTGCTGCCGCGCCTTGTCGGGCCGCACGCGGCAAAAAGGCTGATGATGCTGCCGGCGACGCTCTCCGCCGAAGAGGCGCAGGCGCTTGGCCTCGTGACCGAACTCGCCGAGGAGGCGGATCTGCGCGAAAAAACCGCCGCCCTCGCCGCGCGCCTCGCAAAACAGCCGCCGCTGGCGCTGGCGCAGACCAAAAAGCTGCTGAACGACTGCGAAGGCCTGGAAAAGACCCTCCGCAACGAAGAAGATATCCAGGCTGAGCTGATAATAGGCGAGGACTGCAAAGAGGGAGTAAGAGCCTTCTTTGAAAAACGGGAGCCGGGATTTAAGGGAAAATAATTTATACTTGACTTTAATCGACAGGTAAGGCATACTTTTGTATAAAGTAATGATTTTAAAAAAATCCTACAAATTAAAAAGAGGAGAAAAATATGGCTGAGCTGACTACCGTTTCTCATAAAGGGCAGATAACAATACCGAAAGCTTTTCGCGATGAGTTTGATATTCAGCCAGGCGACAGGGTCTTTTTTGTGAAGACGGAAAAGGGAATTATGATAACAAAACCGAAAAAGACCCTGCTTGAATATAAAGGATTTCTGGTCGGCGCGAAAGTGGAAAGCCCGGACGACGCGGCCAAGGAATTTGCTGAACACATAATGGGAGAAGCGTAATGGCGACGTTTGTCGACGCCAATGTTTTTATAAGATTCTTTGCAAATGACGATAAGGTTCAGTCTGAAGCCGCGGAAAAACTTTTCCAAAAAGCGCGTTCAGGGGCGGCGGAGCTGCTGACCGGACCTCCGGTATTTTTTGAGATCGCCTGGGTGCTTGGCTATCGATATAAGATAAAGAGCGAAGAGATTATGGACATCCTTGAATCCATAGTTGGCTGGCCAGGTATCTCCGTTTTGGATGAAACGCTTGTCCTGAAAGCGATCGCGTTGGCGCGCGAAACAAAATCGGAGTTCGCCGACGCCTATATCGCGGCCAGCGCTGGTAACGCCGGCGCAAACGATATCGCAACTTTCAATAAAAAGCATTTTATAAGGCTGAAGCAGGAACTCTGTCAGGAAATTTAGGCATCTTGGATTGCCAAAGGCAAACAGCTCTGGCGAGCAGCGCCCGCAGTTTTCCGCCCGCATTCCCGGGCTGTGTTCTTACGCTCTGGATATTTCCTCCAGCATCTCATAATCTTTTGAGCTGATGAGCGCGGCTTCGGCGGAGTTTTCGATCAGCAGGGATATCACTTCGTCGAGGCGGCGCGTCATCGCCTTTTTGTGGATTTTTTTCAGCAGCGCGGCGGGAGCGCGTTCGGCTATTTCGCAGCCGGCTTCGCCTGTCCTGGCGTGCCATTTTGAGTAGAGTCCCACGAGCCATTCCGCCTCGGGCGAGATGTCGCGGAAGGCGGCCATACCGGCCTTTTCGTGGGGCACGGTCTCTATTTCGACGCCCTGCTGCGCGCAGCGGACCATGAAGTCGCGGAAGACCTCGTCCATTTTCAGCGAGAGGAGGGTCTCGGGGCGGTCGAGGGAGAGGGAGAAGTCCAATTCCATAAATTTCTGCGCGAAGTCCCAGATGTCGAGGCGGCGGCGGACCGCGGCGGTGAACACCGCTTCGAGGTATTCCCTATGGATCTGTTCGAGTGTCTTTTTCGCGAGCTCCGCGCAGTGTCTTTTGGACTCCTGGTCGTATTTTCCGTATATTTCCAAGGTCGATTTCAGCATGGTTGTCCGTCTTTCTCCAAGTATCTGTCCATTTTGAGGGCGGCGGCGCCTCTGGCGTCATCCGCCGTGATCTCCTTCGCGTATTCTCCGGGCGGCAGGTTTATCTGCGCCGCCGATACCGTGTAGTGGAGCAGTTCGAGCGACCGCGCCGGCTCCGACCTTTCGGGGGCGCAGAGTGCCGCGAGCCTCGTCGTCTCCGAGATCGCCTCTTTGGTGATGTCGGTCTGCGGGTAACGTACGCGCGCCACGCGCTCCACTATTTCCAGCAGCCGCTGACGGCCCGGCTCTCTGAGTTCGACGGACTGGAAGCGGCGTTCCATCGCCCGGTCACGGGCGATGTACTGGCGGAATTCTTCGGATGTGGTCGAGATGAGCATGCTGATGCCGCCGCTCGTTATGTAGGGCTTCAGCGTGTTCAGAAGGTTTGAAGGGCCGGCGTTCTCGCTGAGCCTATGCGCCTCGTCTACATAGATGATAATGTTGTAATATTCGGCCTCGTCAAGGATATGCTTGAATCTCAGGTCTCTCTTTTTGCGGTCCTGGTTTATCAGGTCTATGTTCAGCTCGACGACGCGCCGCCCCGCGAGGCGCGCGTAGCGGCCCTCTTCGATGAGCGCCGCGAGTTTGCGTACCGTAGTCGTCTTGCCGCAGCCGGCGGGGCCGGTGAGCGCGACGTTGTTCTGCTCTTCCGAGGCGAGGGCGACGGCGATGCGGTCCAGCGCCGTATAATCTTCGAGTATCTGTTCGATGCCGCCGCTTTTGCCGTTGAGTTCCCTGCCGTATTTCGCGCAGAGCGGCGGCAGTTTGCCGGTCCTGAGGTTCATAGCGTCTCCCCCTCTTCAAGGAGCGATTCCAGCGTCAATTTTTCGTGCCGCGCCGCTCCCTCCGTTATCCAGAGTTTTGCCGCCTGGCGCGAGCGGCGCAGCCTCGCGCGCTTCCTGACCGGCGACGGCGGAGGGCTCTCCTCAAGTGAGGAGTAGCTTACGCGTCCCTCTTTTTCCACCGCGCGGATCTCTTCGTTGAGATCCTCCGGCCTGTAGATGACGTCCGCCGCCGATACGTAGGAGCCGAAGGCGCGGCCGATGCGCTCCTCTTCGCTTGCGTGCCATATCCTCTGCGTGCTCGCGGAATAGAGTGTTTCCAGCAGTTGGTCGTCCCCCGTCCGGCTTTCGAGCGACAGGCGTGAAAAGTTGTCGTAGCCAAAGGCAAAGCTGAGGCGGTCCCAGCTCTGACGGAATTTATCAAGGTAATTGAGCAGCCCCCAGCGGTCGAGTTCGGGGATGAGTATCACGGCGCGGCGCTTTGTGTTGCGCGCCGCGGCGCCGAGCGCGGCGATCAGCAGCGGCGCGAATCCCCGATCTGCCGAGGTGTTGCCGCTTGAGCAGACGAAGAGCGGACGTCCCTCCGGCGAGGCCAGGTAGTCGCCCAGTTTTAGCGTCTCAAGGCCGCGGAACAGTTCGCTGCCGCGCATCATCAGCGTTATCAGCGCGCGGAAGTCCGAGGTGCTGGCGTCGGCCTGCATTTTGATGCAGCGCTGGGTGTTGGTGTTGTCTCCGTTCGTGAAGAGCAGGTCTGCGAACGGCACCGGCGCGTCGCGGTCTCCGTTTTTCTGGAATCGCAGTTCGTGGTCGAGAATGTATTTCGCCAGCGCGAATTCCCTCGTGATAAAGCCGCTCTTCGACTCCGCCTCTTTGAGCCTGTATTTCACCGGAAGCGTGTCGGACTCGCCGCCGATGGTCTTAGTCATCAGCGTCTCGATAAATCTGTGCTGGCGGCAGAAGATCTTGAAGAGGTTCAGTCTGGCCAGGAGGCGGACGACGCCCTCCCCGCCCTCTTCGCTGGCGCAGGCGGCGATGTTGTGGACGACGTTTTTCGCCGTTTCCAGCATATAGATGAGCATTCTGTCAGTCGAGAGCTTGCCGAGATCGTCAAAGAACTTGTCGTTGGCGTCGCGGGATTTTATCTCCTGATAGACCGCCTGGCGCAGCGCGTAGGCGATGTTTTCGCTTCCAGCGCCGATGTCTTCGTTGGCGGCGAAGGGTTCGATGAGGTCCGGGATGACGGAGCCCTCGCTGGAAAGATCGGCAAGCAGCGCGTCGCCCGCAAAGCTCTCATATAGACGCCCCTTGTGGTCGAGCACGACAAGCGCATGGTCCGGACAGGCTTCGGGCCACATTTCGATTATCTTGCCGATGCTGGCGTTTTTCCTTTCGGTGTTCCCAAGCAGGAGAGTGTCCTCCCCGCATATGATCCCGGCGCTGAATTTTTCGATTTCCACCATGATGATTCTCCGTCCGCGGCTCCCGCCACTTACATTGAAAGCCGCCGCTAAAATAAAAGGTCAAGCTCCATACCATGAAAAAGAATAACATAGACCGGCGGATTTGAAAATGCGCCGGCCGCCGCAGTCTCCGGAGCTAAAACAGAGCGACGAAAAACGCCCTCTGTTCAGGCGGTTTGTGTACGTATGGCTATATCACCGGTGTACGGCCGTTTTTTGTCACACGCTTAAATCGGGCGTGTGAAAAAAACTCTGTAAATATGGACCTTCTG
The window above is part of the Cloacibacillus evryensis DSM 19522 genome. Proteins encoded here:
- a CDS encoding carbon starvation CstA family protein, with the translated sequence MLTFFIALLTLVAGFMTYSFFVEKLLPPDDRETPAIAHPDGVDYLPLPLWKSFLIQLLNIAGLGPIFGALSGALWGPVVYFWIVFGTIFAGGVHDYFSGMLSERHNGASISEIVGIYLGPQMKTVMRVFAVVLLILVGTTFSTGPAGLLALLTPASLNVTFWLAIILVYYFLATLLPIDKIIGRFYPFFGAALIVMCVGVGGGLVVRGYNLPEMWDGFANLHPRALPIWPLMFITVACGAISGFHATQSPMMARCITNEYQGRKVFYGAMVAEGVIAMIWAAAGVSVYNGTQGLWDATTSLAGQSALVYDICIRVLGPVGGVLAMIGVIVCPITSGDTAFRSARLTLADWFDIDQKPRVKRLLLSVPLLLCGALLSNMNFQVIWRYFSWSNQTLAMIALWAAAVFLCKARHNFWPLAIPATFMSAVSSTYILVAPEGFGPAISRMVSGEALTGAAALKAASAVGYPAGIAFATLCFAAFWFKCVRPNAAK
- the yfcC gene encoding putative basic amino acid antiporter YfcC, whose protein sequence is MAQNRTRWIPDTYIIIFFVVLFAALLTWAVPVGKFETHEIKYTMGSTEKSRNVLVPESFRYELDKEGKPIVKGVRLFEPYGETGILNYAFEGLVSGDKWGSAVGVVAFILIVGGAFGIVLRTGAVESGMKRMIKKTKGMDTLIIPVLFFLFSLGGAVFGMGEEAIPFVFIVVPVVIALGYDSIVAVMITYCATQIGFGASWMNPFSVAIAQGIAQIPVLSGSGFRLFMWFFFTLLGTLYTWRYAVKIRKNPDLSPVRASDQYFRDELAAAGDTDEKFGTGDILVILTIALGMVWTIWGVVEKGYYIPEIASQFFVMGLVSGVIGVVFKLNGMKVNDIAVSFRAGASDLLGAAIVVGMAKGIILVLGGDSPTEPTVLNTVLHNVGLMISGLSPVISAWLMYLFQSIFNFFVVSGSGQAALTMPLMAPLADIAGVTRQVAVLAFQLGDGFTNLIVPTSAVMMASIGAARIDWATWAKWQIKFQGVLFLFGSIFVIAAVMIGFN
- the iadA gene encoding beta-aspartyl-peptidase, which gives rise to MFVLIKNADVFAPEPLGISSILISHDKIAWLGKDFPAEKTLPDLEIIDAAGKIMIPGIVDGHVHVTGGGGEGGFATRTPELALSDMIKGGVTTVIGLLGTDDVTRSAGALIAKTNAIRAEGMSAWAMTGSYQLPVKSLCGGVRDDIALIEPFIGVGEVALSDHRSSQPTFEEFMRLAAAARVGGMLSGKAGVVNVHLGDAPSGLDYLFRAAKTEIPPSQFIPTHMNRNPELFKEACRYGAMGGYVDLTTSTTPQFLDEGEVECGRALSELLAAGVPARRISFSSDGQGSMPFFDEAGDFAGLTIGRVTSIFETFRSTVKNYDILFEDAVRVVSTTAADHCKLSGKGHIKEGCDADLILMDAGSLELDTLFARGRKMMSGGRPLVKGTFEQ
- a CDS encoding enoyl-CoA hydratase/isomerase family protein — its product is MQDKIVAVKKEGAVAWVTMNRPGSLNSLTAELCAALKQALAECEADDDVRVVVLAGEGKAFCAGGDLRTILELSDYEAARKYVRAAGEITAAVMRSRRPFIAMVGGAAAGAGFNIALACDFICASKRAKFTQAFSSIGLISDCGGNLLLPRLVGPHAAKRLMMLPATLSAEEAQALGLVTELAEEADLREKTAALAARLAKQPPLALAQTKKLLNDCEGLEKTLRNEEDIQAELIIGEDCKEGVRAFFEKREPGFKGK
- a CDS encoding AbrB/MazE/SpoVT family DNA-binding domain-containing protein; the protein is MAELTTVSHKGQITIPKAFRDEFDIQPGDRVFFVKTEKGIMITKPKKTLLEYKGFLVGAKVESPDDAAKEFAEHIMGEA
- a CDS encoding PIN domain-containing protein; this encodes MATFVDANVFIRFFANDDKVQSEAAEKLFQKARSGAAELLTGPPVFFEIAWVLGYRYKIKSEEIMDILESIVGWPGISVLDETLVLKAIALARETKSEFADAYIAASAGNAGANDIATFNKKHFIRLKQELCQEI
- a CDS encoding AAA family ATPase; translated protein: MNLRTGKLPPLCAKYGRELNGKSGGIEQILEDYTALDRIAVALASEEQNNVALTGPAGCGKTTTVRKLAALIEEGRYARLAGRRVVELNIDLINQDRKKRDLRFKHILDEAEYYNIIIYVDEAHRLSENAGPSNLLNTLKPYITSGGISMLISTTSEEFRQYIARDRAMERRFQSVELREPGRQRLLEIVERVARVRYPQTDITKEAISETTRLAALCAPERSEPARSLELLHYTVSAAQINLPPGEYAKEITADDARGAAALKMDRYLEKDGQPC